One genomic region from Nostoc sphaeroides encodes:
- a CDS encoding glycerate kinase translates to MEKQQAIEAALADGLRAKAFGITPENVDEMIEKRSHLLKSVFPAFSQFCQTTFQVEPQEMLQVLWDLWLPLGIKLASQRQQLERPLIQGILGGQGTGKTTMSKVLSLILDQLGYRTVSLSLDDLYKTYSDRLLLTQQDPRLIWRGPPGTHDVDLGLNVLDQIRQLQSPVMLPRFDKSAFGGAGDRTTPEIVTGIDIVLFEGWFVGVRPINPDVFDTAPPPIITDEDKAFARDINHRLYNYLPLWERLDSLIVLYPTDYRCSLEWRKQAEQQMIAAGKSGMSNAEIEQFVNYFWRSLHPELFIKPLVKDATLVDLVIEINGDRSIGKLIQIRNS, encoded by the coding sequence ATGGAGAAGCAGCAAGCAATAGAAGCGGCGTTAGCAGATGGGTTAAGGGCAAAAGCTTTTGGCATCACGCCGGAAAATGTCGATGAGATGATAGAAAAGCGATCGCATTTACTAAAATCTGTCTTCCCAGCTTTTAGCCAATTCTGCCAAACTACTTTTCAAGTCGAACCCCAGGAAATGTTACAGGTGTTGTGGGACTTGTGGCTACCTTTGGGAATCAAATTAGCATCGCAGCGCCAACAGTTAGAACGCCCCCTAATTCAAGGAATATTGGGAGGACAAGGCACTGGTAAAACCACAATGTCTAAGGTTCTCAGTTTGATTCTCGATCAGTTGGGATATCGGACTGTGAGTTTATCTTTGGATGACTTATATAAAACTTACAGCGATCGCTTACTTTTAACACAGCAAGATCCCCGCTTGATTTGGCGCGGGCCACCAGGAACCCACGATGTAGATTTAGGTTTAAATGTACTAGATCAGATTCGCCAGTTACAAAGTCCTGTGATGCTTCCCCGCTTTGATAAATCTGCTTTTGGAGGTGCTGGCGATCGCACTACTCCAGAAATCGTTACAGGTATAGATATTGTACTATTTGAAGGTTGGTTTGTGGGTGTGCGACCAATTAATCCAGATGTATTTGACACTGCACCACCGCCAATTATTACAGATGAAGATAAAGCATTTGCCCGTGATATTAATCATCGTCTTTACAATTATTTACCACTGTGGGAGCGATTAGACAGCTTAATTGTGCTATATCCAACTGATTACCGTTGTTCTTTAGAGTGGCGCAAACAAGCGGAACAGCAGATGATTGCTGCGGGTAAATCGGGGATGAGCAATGCAGAGATAGAGCAATTTGTCAATTATTTTTGGCGATCGCTTCACCCGGAATTATTCATCAAGCCGTTGGTAAAAGATGCGACATTGGTTGATCTAGTGATTGAGATAAATGGCGATCGTAGTATTGGTAAATTAATACAAATTCGTAATTCGTAA
- a CDS encoding tetratricopeptide repeat protein — translation MHNRIFTTLFLILSLATTPQLVVAQNNIEQLFQQGDAAETVGNNSQAETIWRKVLELEPNNGKAYNNLGNALRRQGKIDEALAAHQKALQLNPNDAEAYVGIGNVLNAQGKSEEALASHQKALQLNPKLAIAYNGLGNALRQQKKLDAAVAAYEKAIQLNPNYATAYNNLGNALREQKKLDAAVAALQKALTLPDDNSRTPTTPHTAAHTALGLSFQEQGELKQAIDHFDKAEEIDPNFVYASNNNIEARRLWTEQQNKLASVEDDRQWLPKDDPTLPLKRSVVRITANFPLSIERQGTESGTGVVIKREDNRTLILTNRHVIFDGYEQGKNIQVEFFSSPPSNRVRMRRDAKLFKITTDKELDLAVLEVIGKLPEDIQPLPISSSAISPKMPIQIIGHSAQRGEDKSWSMESGQISYQNHQLEISQALLKPGYSGSPVLDSQNQLLGIVFGQKKGEGRDLAYPMSEIQKQLSTWKLNRRDESRLYNNYELRITNLY, via the coding sequence ATGCACAACCGTATATTTACTACTTTATTTTTAATTTTATCTTTGGCTACAACACCCCAGCTTGTAGTTGCTCAAAACAATATAGAACAGCTATTTCAACAAGGCGACGCTGCCGAAACAGTGGGTAACAACTCCCAAGCTGAAACGATTTGGCGTAAAGTTTTGGAACTTGAACCCAATAACGGCAAAGCTTATAACAATTTAGGGAATGCTTTGCGGCGACAGGGGAAAATAGATGAAGCGTTAGCCGCTCACCAGAAAGCATTGCAACTCAATCCTAATGATGCTGAAGCTTACGTGGGTATAGGGAATGTGCTAAATGCTCAAGGGAAATCAGAGGAGGCATTAGCATCTCACCAGAAAGCCTTGCAACTTAACCCTAAGTTGGCTATTGCTTACAATGGTCTAGGCAATGCCCTGAGACAGCAGAAGAAATTAGATGCAGCAGTTGCCGCCTACGAAAAAGCAATTCAACTCAACCCCAACTATGCTACTGCTTACAACAATCTCGGCAATGCCCTGAGGGAGCAGAAGAAATTAGATGCAGCAGTTGCCGCCTTGCAAAAAGCCTTAACATTGCCAGATGATAATTCTCGAACTCCAACCACGCCTCATACTGCTGCTCATACTGCCTTGGGTTTATCATTCCAAGAGCAAGGAGAACTAAAACAAGCCATTGATCACTTTGACAAAGCAGAAGAAATTGACCCCAATTTTGTCTATGCCAGTAATAACAATATAGAAGCAAGGCGATTATGGACAGAGCAACAGAATAAACTAGCAAGCGTAGAAGACGATCGCCAATGGTTGCCTAAAGATGATCCAACTCTCCCACTTAAGCGTTCTGTGGTACGGATCACTGCGAATTTTCCTCTGAGTATTGAACGCCAGGGAACTGAAAGTGGAACTGGTGTAGTAATTAAGCGAGAAGACAACCGCACATTGATCCTCACTAATCGTCATGTCATTTTTGATGGCTATGAACAGGGTAAAAATATCCAAGTAGAATTTTTCAGTTCACCGCCATCAAACCGAGTGCGAATGCGGCGAGATGCCAAGCTATTCAAAATAACTACAGACAAAGAACTCGATTTAGCCGTTTTGGAAGTTATTGGTAAACTGCCAGAAGATATCCAGCCTCTACCTATTTCCTCAAGTGCGATCAGTCCAAAAATGCCCATTCAGATTATCGGTCATTCTGCTCAAAGAGGTGAAGATAAATCTTGGTCAATGGAATCAGGACAAATCAGCTATCAAAACCACCAATTAGAAATATCTCAAGCTTTACTCAAACCTGGTTATTCTGGCAGTCCTGTGCTTGATTCGCAAAATCAACTTTTAGGTATTGTCTTTGGTCAAAAAAAAGGTGAAGGCCGAGATTTGGCTTATCCCATGTCTGAGATTCAAAAACAACTGTCTACTTGGAAATTAAATAGACGCGATGAATCGCGTCTCTACAATAATTACGAATTACGAATTACGAATTTGTATTAA
- a CDS encoding restriction endonuclease subunit R has product MTILNARNLSLEEVQRLFGFQEQYSDSFSNYLSLEPLTEVEQQELLQIRNDFRRYLTAGKVSEGQVKFLAVAPLLRLAGFYRYPIEIVLEENIAEIEVEDEDIKIKGRFDILAVSKAKHTKPQTYFWVLLIESKNSQVDISTGLPQLLTYSYKNLDNQKSVWGLVTNGRSYQFVYIEQGNPPIYYLLPELNLMERERSSQLLQVLKAICQL; this is encoded by the coding sequence ATGACAATTCTCAACGCTCGTAATTTATCCTTAGAAGAAGTTCAGCGTCTGTTTGGCTTTCAAGAACAATACAGTGACTCATTTTCTAACTACTTATCTCTGGAACCTCTTACGGAAGTAGAACAGCAAGAACTTCTGCAAATTAGAAATGACTTTCGACGCTACCTTACAGCAGGGAAAGTTTCTGAAGGTCAGGTAAAGTTTCTTGCTGTTGCTCCTTTATTAAGATTAGCTGGTTTTTATCGCTATCCTATCGAGATTGTTTTAGAGGAGAATATTGCTGAGATTGAAGTTGAAGATGAAGATATTAAAATTAAAGGCAGATTTGATATTTTAGCTGTTAGTAAAGCTAAACATACTAAACCTCAAACATATTTTTGGGTACTGTTAATTGAATCTAAAAATAGTCAGGTTGATATTTCAACTGGTTTACCTCAGCTACTCACATACTCTTATAAAAATTTAGATAATCAAAAATCAGTTTGGGGATTAGTGACAAATGGTAGAAGTTATCAGTTTGTCTATATTGAACAAGGAAATCCCCCTATTTATTATCTGTTGCCGGAATTAAATTTAATGGAACGAGAGCGTTCAAGTCAGTTGTTACAAGTTTTAAAAGCAATTTGCCAGCTTTAA
- the hisS gene encoding histidine--tRNA ligase, with protein sequence MAKGDKINFSTPSGFPEFLPSEKRLELYLLDIIRRVFESYGFTPIETPAVERLEVLQAKGNQGDNIIYGIDPILPPNRQAERDKSGETGSEARALKFDQTVPLAAYIARHLNELTFPFARYQMDVVFRGERAKDGRFRQFRQCDIDVVARRELSLLYDAQMPAIITEIFEAINIGDFLIRINNRKVLTGFFKSVGITEDKIKSCIGIVDNLEKIGETKVKQELEKEGVSGEQTQKIIDFIKIDGSVDEVLDKLKHLAQNLSETEQLSLGISELETVIAGVRNLGVAENRFCIDLSIARGLDYYTGTVYETTLLGHEALGSICSGGRYEELVGVFLGEKMPGVGISIGLTRLISRLLKAGILSTLAATPAQVMVVNMQEDLMPTYLKVSQHLRQAGINVITNFDKRPLGKQFQLADKQGIQFCVIIGSEEAAAQKSSLKDLKTGEQVEVLLVDLAEEVKRRLG encoded by the coding sequence ATGGCAAAAGGTGACAAAATAAACTTTTCTACTCCTAGTGGTTTCCCAGAATTTCTGCCTAGCGAAAAGCGTCTAGAATTATATTTACTAGATATCATCCGTAGAGTTTTTGAAAGCTATGGATTTACGCCCATCGAAACACCTGCTGTAGAACGTTTAGAAGTGCTGCAAGCTAAAGGGAATCAAGGCGACAATATCATTTATGGCATTGACCCCATCCTGCCACCAAATCGGCAAGCCGAGAGAGATAAATCAGGCGAAACTGGTTCAGAAGCAAGAGCTTTAAAGTTTGACCAAACAGTTCCATTAGCAGCGTATATTGCCCGTCATCTGAATGAGTTAACCTTTCCCTTTGCCCGCTACCAAATGGATGTAGTTTTTCGTGGTGAACGAGCGAAAGATGGGCGTTTTCGTCAGTTCCGCCAGTGCGATATTGATGTGGTTGCTCGTCGTGAACTCAGCTTGCTCTATGATGCTCAAATGCCTGCAATTATCACTGAGATATTTGAAGCAATAAATATTGGTGATTTTTTGATTCGCATCAATAATCGTAAAGTCCTTACAGGCTTTTTTAAGTCAGTAGGAATTACTGAAGATAAAATTAAATCGTGTATTGGTATTGTTGATAATTTAGAAAAAATTGGTGAAACTAAAGTAAAGCAAGAGTTAGAGAAAGAGGGAGTTTCAGGAGAACAGACTCAAAAAATTATTGATTTTATTAAAATAGATGGTTCCGTTGATGAAGTATTAGATAAGCTTAAGCATCTCGCCCAAAATTTATCAGAAACAGAGCAATTAAGCCTGGGAATTAGCGAATTAGAAACGGTAATTGCAGGCGTGCGTAATCTTGGAGTTGCCGAAAATCGTTTCTGTATTGATTTATCAATTGCCCGTGGACTTGATTACTATACTGGTACAGTTTACGAAACAACCTTATTAGGACATGAAGCTTTAGGTAGTATCTGTTCTGGCGGCAGATATGAAGAATTAGTCGGGGTATTCTTGGGTGAAAAAATGCCTGGTGTAGGTATTTCTATAGGATTAACTCGCTTAATTAGTCGCTTGTTAAAAGCTGGTATTCTTAGTACCTTAGCTGCTACACCAGCCCAGGTGATGGTAGTGAATATGCAAGAAGATTTAATGCCAACTTATTTAAAAGTTTCGCAACATCTGCGTCAGGCTGGAATTAATGTTATCACTAACTTTGATAAACGTCCCTTGGGTAAACAATTTCAGCTAGCCGATAAACAAGGAATTCAATTTTGTGTAATTATTGGTTCCGAAGAAGCAGCAGCACAAAAGTCATCGCTGAAAGATTTGAAAACAGGTGAGCAAGTAGAAGTGCTACTAGTAGATTTGGCTGAAGAAGTTAAAAGAAGACTTGGCTAA
- a CDS encoding DUF3598 family protein, producing MSNIREGMPVLARHEGDWVGTYTVIDTAGKILDKYESHLTCQFPENGPHPYYQINRYKWSDGKQEEYEFPGIYKDNKLWFDTDRIDGKAWEADDSIVILRFSYKTNPEMSLYEMIYISPDNNYRARTWHWFKNNQIFQRTLIQEERLR from the coding sequence ATGTCAAATATTCGAGAAGGTATGCCCGTACTTGCCCGTCATGAAGGAGATTGGGTAGGAACTTATACAGTAATTGATACCGCCGGAAAAATCCTCGACAAGTATGAATCTCACTTAACTTGTCAATTTCCCGAAAATGGGCCTCATCCCTACTACCAAATCAATCGCTATAAATGGTCTGATGGTAAACAAGAGGAGTATGAATTCCCCGGAATCTATAAAGATAATAAACTTTGGTTTGACACCGATCGCATAGATGGAAAAGCCTGGGAAGCCGATGATTCAATTGTGATTTTGCGGTTTAGTTATAAAACAAACCCAGAAATGAGTTTATACGAAATGATCTACATTAGTCCTGACAATAACTATCGTGCCCGAACGTGGCATTGGTTTAAGAACAACCAAATCTTTCAACGCACCTTAATTCAAGAAGAACGGCTAAGATAG
- a CDS encoding aldehyde dehydrogenase family protein: MTKPIEVRNPRTGKFDYVIIPPPPRLLAQQCKRTRRAQVRWQQLGLEGRIEALQQWKEAILSGRDRLTEALVNDTGRLSTSVLEIDSFLSSIDRWCKLAPELLQDSAKNTAIPFIALQQTSVPYPLVGVISPWNFPLLLSTIDTIPALLAGCAVIVKPSEIAPRFVAPLKTAISVVPELRDVLTFVEGAGETGSALIDNVDLVCFTGSVATGRKVAEAAAKQFIPAFLELGGKDPAIVLESANLELATSAILWGSVVNTGQSCLSIERIYVAESIFEKFYHQLVAKAHRLQLAYPTVESGEIGPIIAEKQAAIISNHLLDAVEKGAVIHCGGVIEDLGGGWWCRPTVLTQVNHSMKVMTEETFGPIMPVMSFSKVEEAVSLANDSIYGLSAAVFASEAEALEVAQQIDAGAISINDAALTALMHEGEKNAFKFSGMGGSRMGAAALKRFMRKKAILIKTNDTNDPWWFETGE; this comes from the coding sequence ATGACAAAACCAATAGAAGTCCGCAATCCCCGAACTGGCAAATTTGACTACGTAATTATCCCGCCGCCCCCAAGGCTGCTGGCACAACAATGTAAGCGCACCCGCAGGGCGCAAGTTCGCTGGCAGCAACTGGGTTTAGAGGGGAGAATTGAAGCCTTACAGCAGTGGAAGGAAGCGATATTATCAGGGCGCGATCGCCTCACAGAAGCTTTGGTAAATGATACCGGAAGATTATCGACCTCAGTATTAGAAATAGATTCTTTCCTCTCTAGCATCGATCGCTGGTGTAAGTTAGCGCCGGAATTGCTACAAGATTCTGCCAAAAACACAGCAATTCCCTTTATCGCTTTGCAACAAACATCGGTTCCTTATCCGCTAGTTGGGGTAATTAGCCCGTGGAATTTTCCACTGTTACTATCAACCATTGATACCATTCCGGCATTACTGGCGGGTTGTGCTGTCATTGTTAAACCCAGTGAAATTGCTCCCCGCTTCGTAGCACCACTGAAAACAGCAATCAGCGTCGTTCCTGAATTGCGCGACGTATTAACTTTTGTTGAAGGAGCAGGCGAAACTGGATCTGCTTTGATTGATAATGTAGATTTGGTATGCTTTACAGGCAGTGTAGCAACAGGGCGAAAAGTAGCTGAAGCGGCTGCTAAACAGTTTATTCCGGCTTTTTTGGAATTAGGAGGAAAAGACCCTGCGATCGTTTTAGAATCAGCCAATTTAGAATTAGCAACTTCAGCAATATTGTGGGGTTCCGTCGTCAACACCGGACAGTCGTGTTTATCAATTGAGCGAATTTATGTTGCTGAATCGATATTTGAAAAATTTTACCATCAACTAGTAGCGAAAGCACATCGCCTTCAACTAGCCTACCCCACAGTCGAAAGTGGAGAAATTGGCCCCATCATCGCCGAAAAACAAGCAGCAATTATTAGCAACCATCTTTTAGATGCAGTGGAAAAGGGAGCAGTAATTCACTGCGGCGGCGTAATAGAAGATTTAGGTGGGGGTTGGTGGTGTCGTCCAACAGTTCTCACCCAGGTTAATCATTCCATGAAAGTGATGACCGAAGAGACTTTCGGCCCCATTATGCCAGTAATGTCTTTTTCCAAAGTAGAAGAAGCAGTGTCTTTAGCGAACGACTCAATTTATGGATTGAGTGCTGCTGTCTTTGCCTCAGAAGCCGAAGCCTTAGAAGTTGCCCAACAGATAGATGCAGGTGCTATTAGTATCAACGATGCTGCACTTACTGCCCTCATGCACGAGGGAGAGAAAAACGCCTTCAAATTCTCCGGTATGGGAGGGTCACGCATGGGTGCAGCCGCGCTGAAACGGTTCATGCGAAAAAAAGCTATTTTGATTAAAACTAACGATACTAATGACCCTTGGTGGTTTGAGACTGGGGAGTGA
- a CDS encoding nitrilase-related carbon-nitrogen hydrolase: MADNTDHLNSFRALALQVTCHAVNQTSDRLQARSLMQNSINRLAQQIAASIAFIGFDCRLIVLPEYFLTGFPMGDSLLGWAEKACIEMAGAEYEALGKIAQKHKIFLAGNAYEVDPNFPGLYFQTCFIIDPSGSIILRYRRLNSLFAPTPHDVWDKYLDCYGLEGVFPVAKTEIGNLAALASEEILYPEVARCLAMRGAEIFVHSTSEVYNKNLTPKDAAKITRAVENLAYVVSANTAGIANIAIPIASADGGSKIIDHRGIVLAETGAGESMAAFAEIDLGALRRDRRRPGLNNLLSRQRFELYAESYRQSHFYPANTMLETEVDRKHFLQTQQATIERLAKLGII, from the coding sequence ATGGCAGATAACACCGATCATCTAAACTCCTTTCGGGCCTTGGCGCTGCAAGTTACCTGTCATGCAGTCAACCAAACAAGCGATCGCCTCCAAGCGCGATCGCTTATGCAAAACTCCATCAACCGCCTAGCACAACAAATTGCTGCCAGTATCGCTTTCATTGGCTTCGATTGTCGTTTAATTGTACTGCCAGAATATTTCCTGACTGGTTTCCCAATGGGAGATTCTCTCTTAGGATGGGCAGAAAAAGCTTGTATAGAAATGGCTGGTGCTGAGTATGAAGCACTTGGTAAAATTGCCCAAAAGCATAAAATCTTTTTGGCTGGTAACGCCTACGAAGTTGACCCCAACTTTCCCGGATTGTACTTCCAAACCTGCTTTATTATTGACCCTTCTGGCTCAATTATTTTGCGATATCGGCGGCTAAATTCCTTATTTGCTCCCACACCCCATGATGTTTGGGATAAATATCTTGACTGCTATGGTTTAGAGGGAGTTTTCCCCGTAGCCAAAACGGAGATCGGTAATTTGGCAGCTTTAGCATCAGAAGAAATTTTGTATCCAGAAGTAGCCCGGTGTCTGGCGATGCGAGGAGCGGAGATTTTTGTCCATTCCACCTCGGAAGTATACAACAAAAACCTCACGCCCAAAGATGCGGCAAAAATCACTCGCGCCGTCGAAAATCTCGCTTACGTAGTTTCAGCCAATACCGCAGGCATCGCTAATATTGCTATCCCCATTGCTTCGGCTGATGGTGGTTCTAAAATCATTGATCATCGCGGAATCGTTTTAGCAGAAACAGGTGCAGGTGAGAGCATGGCAGCATTTGCCGAGATTGATTTAGGAGCATTACGCCGCGATCGCCGCCGACCGGGGTTAAATAATTTACTTTCCCGCCAACGATTTGAACTATACGCCGAAAGTTATCGCCAATCACACTTTTACCCCGCTAATACTATGCTGGAAACAGAAGTAGACCGCAAACACTTCCTCCAAACGCAGCAAGCCACTATTGAACGGTTAGCCAAACTGGGAATTATTTGA
- a CDS encoding sensor histidine kinase translates to MHLPNKLRFVPSQIVTVTLLLTLLLFIPQILLNWQAYQNFNSIIKNEFKLQMLSDEITYLDEVLTMSARMNAATGKIIWEERYRQFEPKLDLAIKESIKLAPKVYENEDAKKVDAANQRLVAIEYKSFELVKNNQKEIAQLLLFNREYENQKQIYADGVAKRNRNISLQLQQKVDDYYKRIFWGVVVSIISLAMLIPAWLLVLNILQQYLKAKKIAQAALEETNYRLEMQVAERTAKLKHKNNQLQQTLQELQHAQVQLIQTEKMSSLGQLVAGVAHEINNPVNFIYGNLMHVRQYSQDLLSLINLYQQQKFNYNPELNSFIDEIDLEFIIDDLPKILSSMAVGTDRIREIVLTLRNFSRLDEAEMKAVDIHEGIDSTLLILQYRLKGKQKQQEIAIIKDYGDLPLVECYAGGLNQVFMNILSNAIDALYEWEDECLKGEVQKHLSSIIVHTQVKNECVVISIKDNGPGIPEEVKVKLFDPFFTTKPIGKGTGLGLSISYQIIVDKHKGKIECISAPGKGTEFLIEIPIKQMR, encoded by the coding sequence ATGCACCTGCCTAATAAACTAAGATTCGTTCCCTCTCAAATAGTAACTGTCACTTTACTGCTGACATTACTCTTGTTTATTCCTCAAATTTTGCTTAACTGGCAAGCATATCAAAATTTTAATAGTATTATTAAAAATGAATTTAAACTCCAAATGCTGAGTGATGAAATTACTTATCTTGATGAAGTCTTAACGATGTCAGCACGGATGAATGCTGCTACAGGAAAAATTATTTGGGAAGAACGGTATCGCCAATTTGAACCTAAACTCGATCTTGCCATTAAAGAATCTATTAAACTCGCTCCTAAAGTATATGAGAATGAGGATGCTAAAAAAGTTGATGCTGCTAATCAGCGCTTAGTTGCAATTGAATATAAATCTTTTGAACTAGTTAAAAACAATCAAAAAGAGATAGCACAACTACTACTTTTTAACCGAGAGTATGAAAATCAAAAACAAATTTATGCTGATGGTGTTGCTAAAAGAAACCGTAATATATCACTTCAGTTACAGCAGAAAGTTGATGATTATTACAAAAGAATTTTTTGGGGAGTTGTAGTATCTATTATAAGTTTAGCAATGCTGATTCCGGCATGGCTTTTAGTATTAAATATATTACAGCAATACTTAAAAGCTAAAAAAATTGCTCAAGCCGCCTTAGAAGAAACGAATTATCGGTTAGAAATGCAAGTTGCAGAGAGAACGGCAAAGCTAAAACACAAAAATAATCAATTACAACAGACACTGCAAGAATTGCAACACGCTCAAGTACAACTTATTCAAACTGAAAAAATGTCCTCATTAGGTCAGCTAGTTGCTGGTGTTGCTCATGAAATTAATAATCCAGTTAATTTCATTTATGGTAACCTGATGCATGTTAGACAATATAGTCAAGACTTACTCAGTTTAATTAACCTGTATCAGCAACAAAAATTTAATTACAACCCAGAACTAAATAGTTTTATTGATGAGATAGATTTAGAGTTTATTATTGATGATCTGCCGAAAATATTATCCTCAATGGCAGTTGGTACTGACCGCATTCGTGAGATTGTGCTAACTTTGCGTAACTTCTCGCGTCTTGATGAAGCAGAAATGAAAGCTGTTGATATTCATGAAGGAATTGATAGTACGCTATTAATTTTACAGTATCGTCTCAAAGGAAAGCAGAAACAGCAAGAAATTGCAATAATCAAAGATTATGGTGATTTGCCTCTTGTTGAATGTTATGCGGGAGGACTAAATCAAGTATTTATGAATATTTTAAGTAACGCTATTGATGCTTTATATGAATGGGAAGACGAGTGTTTAAAAGGAGAGGTTCAAAAACACCTTAGCTCTATTATTGTCCATACTCAAGTTAAGAATGAATGCGTAGTTATTAGTATTAAAGATAATGGGCCAGGAATACCAGAGGAAGTTAAGGTTAAATTGTTTGATCCTTTCTTTACTACTAAGCCTATAGGTAAAGGCACTGGCTTAGGATTATCTATTAGTTACCAAATTATAGTAGATAAGCACAAGGGAAAAATCGAGTGTATTTCTGCACCTGGTAAGGGCACAGAGTTTTTGATTGAGATTCCAATTAAGCAGATGCGGTAA